From the Nocardiopsis changdeensis genome, one window contains:
- the rplI gene encoding 50S ribosomal protein L9, whose protein sequence is MKLILTHEVNGLGAPGDVVEVKNGYGRNYLLPRGFAIRWTRGGQKQIDLIQRARAARDIRTLDEAKQVAGQVNALTVRLKQRAGEGGRLFGSVTPADIAEAVQASGGPQLDKRRIEVKTPIKSVGAHKVQVRLHPEVVATIKLDVVGV, encoded by the coding sequence GTGAAGCTGATCCTGACCCACGAGGTCAACGGTCTCGGAGCCCCCGGCGATGTCGTCGAGGTGAAGAACGGCTACGGCCGCAACTACCTGCTTCCCCGCGGGTTCGCCATCCGGTGGACGCGCGGCGGCCAGAAGCAGATCGACCTGATCCAGCGCGCCCGCGCCGCGCGCGACATCCGGACCCTGGACGAGGCCAAGCAGGTCGCCGGCCAGGTCAACGCGCTCACCGTGCGCCTCAAGCAGCGCGCCGGCGAGGGTGGCCGCCTCTTCGGCTCGGTCACCCCCGCGGACATCGCCGAGGCCGTCCAGGCCTCCGGCGGCCCGCAGCTGGACAAGCGCCGCATCGAGGTCAAGACCCCGATCAAGTCGGTCGGCGCCCACAAGGTCCAGGTCCGCCTGCACCCCGAGGTCGTCGCCACGATCAAGCTGGACGTCGTCGGCGTCTGA
- the rpsR gene encoding 30S ribosomal protein S18: MAKPAARKPKKKVCFFCQEKQSYIDYKDTTLLRKFISERGKIRARRVTGNCTQHQRDVATAIKNAREVALLPYTSTAR, encoded by the coding sequence ATGGCGAAGCCGGCAGCGCGCAAGCCCAAGAAGAAGGTTTGCTTTTTCTGCCAGGAGAAGCAGTCCTACATCGACTACAAGGACACCACGCTTCTCCGCAAGTTCATCTCCGAGCGCGGCAAGATCCGCGCCCGCCGCGTGACGGGTAACTGCACCCAGCACCAGCGCGACGTCGCCACCGCGATCAAGAACGCGCGCGAGGTCGCCCTGCTGCCCTACACCAGCACCGCTCGCTAG
- a CDS encoding MATE family efflux transporter, whose amino-acid sequence MPRPLSAAPFRHRHDREIFALAIPTFFALVSEPLFLLTDSAIVGTLGTSALAGLGIAGQVLLTLVAVCIFLAYGTTAAVARKFGAGDVPGGIRDGIDGLWLAVLLGAAAIAIGWPLGPAMVDLLGASPEVAPYALVYLRVSLLSTPFLLIVMAGTGVLRGLQDARTPLAVAVASFLGNALLCAVFVLVLDWGIAGSAWATVIAQGGGAFWYVAVMVRRARSEGVSLAPSAAGLRASASAGFALFLRSVSMRVVALVTVAVAARLGDAPVAAHQVSHNIWALLVFAMDAIAIAGQAIVGRYLGAGDVRGTRDATRRMVEWGVMLGTAFTVLVLLVLPWAWIPFTSDPQVRVLITASLVVVALLQPLSGVTMVLDGVLMGAGDQRYLAWASLWTMLAFLPFALVVPPLGLSATGGIVALWIAYGIWILARAVALGHRARGTAWLVTGASRP is encoded by the coding sequence ATGCCCAGACCGCTCTCCGCCGCCCCGTTCCGGCACCGCCACGACCGCGAGATCTTCGCCCTGGCGATCCCCACGTTCTTCGCCCTCGTCAGCGAACCCCTGTTCCTGCTGACCGACTCCGCGATCGTCGGCACCCTGGGCACCTCGGCCCTGGCCGGGCTGGGCATCGCCGGCCAGGTGCTGCTGACCCTGGTGGCCGTCTGCATCTTCCTCGCCTACGGCACCACCGCGGCCGTCGCCCGCAAGTTCGGCGCGGGGGACGTCCCCGGGGGCATCCGGGACGGGATCGACGGCCTGTGGCTCGCCGTGCTGCTCGGCGCCGCGGCGATCGCGATCGGCTGGCCGCTCGGGCCCGCCATGGTGGACCTGCTGGGGGCCTCTCCCGAGGTCGCCCCCTACGCCCTGGTCTACCTGCGCGTCAGCCTGCTGAGCACGCCGTTCCTGCTCATCGTCATGGCGGGCACCGGTGTGCTGCGCGGCCTCCAGGACGCCCGCACCCCGCTGGCCGTCGCGGTCGCGTCCTTCCTGGGCAACGCGCTGCTGTGCGCGGTGTTCGTGCTGGTCCTGGACTGGGGCATCGCCGGTTCGGCGTGGGCGACGGTGATCGCCCAGGGCGGCGGAGCGTTCTGGTACGTGGCGGTGATGGTGCGCCGCGCCCGGAGCGAGGGGGTGTCGCTCGCGCCGTCGGCGGCGGGCCTGCGCGCCTCGGCCTCGGCCGGGTTCGCGCTGTTCCTGCGCAGCGTCTCGATGCGTGTGGTGGCGCTGGTGACCGTGGCGGTGGCGGCCCGGCTCGGCGACGCGCCGGTGGCCGCCCACCAGGTCTCGCACAACATCTGGGCGCTGCTGGTGTTCGCCATGGACGCGATCGCGATCGCCGGGCAGGCGATCGTCGGCCGCTACCTGGGGGCGGGCGACGTCCGCGGGACCCGGGACGCCACCCGCCGCATGGTCGAGTGGGGCGTGATGCTGGGCACGGCCTTCACCGTGCTGGTGCTGCTGGTCCTGCCGTGGGCGTGGATCCCGTTCACCTCGGACCCGCAGGTGCGCGTGCTCATCACCGCGTCCCTGGTCGTGGTGGCCCTGTTGCAGCCGCTGAGCGGGGTGACCATGGTGCTCGACGGGGTGCTGATGGGCGCCGGCGACCAGCGCTACCTGGCCTGGGCCTCCCTGTGGACGATGCTGGCCTTCCTGCCGTTCGCCCTGGTGGTGCCGCCGCTCGGGCTGTCCGCCACCGGGGGGATCGTGGCCCTGTGGATCGCCTACGGGATCTGGATCCTGGCCCGTGCGGTCGCCCTGGGGCACCGGGCCCGGGGCACGGCCTGGCTGGTCACCGGCGCGTCCAGGCCCTGA
- a CDS encoding peptidoglycan recognition protein family protein has product MNGRPEHLPDRRTVLRGTALAAGGVLLGGLAGLTPATGALAAARPKVYTRTDWKARAPKNRIEVLGKGPTHIVVHHTATGNVSDTSTAHAASLSRSIQRYHMDHNGWSDTGQQLTISRGGHIMEGRDRTLQAIGDGHHVIGAHTADHNSHTIGIENEGTYSTATPPAALMRSLVDTCAWLCLVYRLDPQEAIVGHRDYNSTNCPGDKLYSMLPDLRRDVASRLREQLSHLGRVTGVEISLEQLPTFPDTPSSERVATFYHGPAVGELDVSL; this is encoded by the coding sequence ATGAACGGACGACCGGAGCACCTACCCGACCGCAGGACGGTCCTGAGGGGCACCGCACTGGCCGCCGGAGGCGTACTGCTCGGCGGGCTGGCCGGGCTCACCCCCGCCACGGGCGCGCTGGCCGCGGCCAGGCCCAAGGTGTACACCCGCACGGACTGGAAGGCCAGGGCCCCCAAGAACCGCATCGAGGTCCTGGGGAAGGGGCCGACCCACATCGTCGTGCACCACACGGCCACCGGGAACGTCTCCGACACCTCCACCGCCCACGCGGCCTCGCTGTCCCGCTCCATCCAGCGATACCACATGGACCACAACGGGTGGAGCGACACCGGGCAGCAGCTCACCATCAGCCGCGGCGGGCACATCATGGAGGGCCGCGACCGCACCCTCCAGGCCATCGGCGACGGCCACCACGTGATCGGCGCCCACACGGCCGACCACAACTCGCACACCATCGGCATCGAGAACGAGGGCACCTACAGCACGGCGACCCCGCCGGCCGCGCTCATGCGCTCCCTGGTGGACACCTGCGCCTGGCTGTGCCTGGTCTACCGGCTGGACCCGCAGGAGGCCATCGTCGGCCACCGCGACTACAACTCCACCAACTGCCCGGGGGACAAGCTCTACTCGATGCTCCCGGACCTGCGCAGGGACGTCGCCTCCCGGCTCCGGGAACAGCTCTCCCACCTGGGCCGGGTCACCGGGGTCGAGATCTCCCTGGAACAGCTGCCGACCTTCCCGGACACCCCGTCCTCGGAGCGGGTGGCCACCTTCTACCACGGTCCGGCGGTCGGCGAGCTCGACGTCTCCCTCTGA
- the rpsF gene encoding 30S ribosomal protein S6, translating to MRRYEIMVILDPNLDERTVAPSLENFLSVVRNDGGSVEKVDIWGKRRLAYDIEKNPEGIYAVIDLTATPATVKELDRQLGIAEAVLRTKVIRPEVH from the coding sequence ATGCGTCGTTACGAAATCATGGTCATCCTCGACCCCAACCTCGACGAGCGCACCGTCGCCCCGTCGCTGGAGAACTTCCTGTCCGTCGTGCGCAACGACGGCGGCTCGGTCGAGAAGGTCGACATCTGGGGCAAGCGTCGGCTCGCCTACGACATCGAGAAGAACCCCGAGGGCATCTACGCCGTGATCGACCTGACGGCCACGCCCGCCACGGTCAAGGAGCTCGACCGCCAGCTCGGCATCGCCGAGGCCGTGCTCCGCACCAAGGTCATCCGGCCCGAGGTCCACTAG
- a CDS encoding replicative DNA helicase yields MSVAEQPPEEGGYERTPPHDIQAEQGVLGGMLISKDAITQVVEIIRSADFYRPAHQIIYDAIVDLFSRGEPVDIVSVNAELTKRGESARVGGALYLTTLTNAIPTAANAGYYAKIVSDRAVLRRLVEVGTRIAQIGYAGDGEVDDLVDHAQAEIYKVAEKRTGEDYVPLADIMPGALDEIEAISSHDGTLTGVPTGFADFDALTNGLHPGQMIIIAARPAVGKSTLALDFARAASIKHDMTAVFFSLEMGRNEIVMRLLSAEARVPLHTMRSGLMTDDDWARLARRMGEVANAPLFIDDSPNMSMMEIRAKCRRLKQQHDLKLVIVDYLQLMSSPGRVESRQQEVSEMSRSLKLLAKELEVPVVALSQLNRGPEQRTDKRPQVSDLRESGCLTADTRILRADTGAEATLGELYATGERDIPVWSLDEKLRLVPRTMSHVFSSGVKKTFRLRLASGREVKASANHPFLAFEGWRHLEDLRVGDRIAVPRHVPAPEGPTAWPEDEVVLLAHLIGDGSFVRRQPIRYASVDEENLSVVAEAARHFGITAVRDEYGSARVTTLRLPAPFRLTHGKRNPIAVWLDGLGLFGLRSHEKFVPDAVFKLPTDQIALFLRHLWATDGSVHWSKATNGTRIYYSSTSRRLVDGVALLLARLGIMTRIKRSAKKGYRPSYVLDVSGVDQQRLFAEKVGCHGARALTLAACVENMVGRSANTNVDTVPRQVWDRVRTTIAAREMSHRRFSSELGVQFNGSSMWRPAPSRGRLSRIAAVLDDADLDLLATNDVFWDEVVAVDPLGEEEVFDATVAGTHNFMANGISVHNSIEQDADMVILLYREDVHDKESPRAGEADIIVAKHRNGPTADVTVAFQGHYSRFVDMAPG; encoded by the coding sequence GTGAGCGTCGCTGAGCAGCCACCCGAAGAAGGCGGATACGAGCGCACGCCACCCCACGACATCCAGGCCGAGCAGGGCGTCCTGGGCGGCATGCTCATCTCCAAGGACGCCATCACCCAGGTCGTGGAGATCATCCGCTCCGCCGACTTCTACCGCCCGGCGCACCAGATCATCTACGACGCCATCGTCGACCTCTTCTCCCGCGGCGAGCCGGTCGACATCGTCTCCGTCAACGCCGAGCTGACCAAGCGCGGTGAGTCCGCCCGCGTCGGCGGCGCGCTCTACCTGACCACCCTCACCAACGCCATCCCCACCGCGGCGAACGCCGGCTACTACGCCAAGATCGTCTCCGACCGCGCCGTGCTGCGCCGCCTGGTCGAGGTCGGCACCCGCATCGCGCAGATCGGCTACGCGGGCGACGGCGAGGTCGACGACCTCGTCGACCACGCCCAGGCGGAGATCTACAAGGTCGCCGAGAAGCGCACCGGCGAGGACTACGTCCCCCTCGCCGACATCATGCCCGGCGCCCTGGACGAGATCGAGGCCATCTCCTCCCACGACGGCACCCTCACCGGCGTTCCCACCGGGTTCGCCGACTTCGACGCCCTCACCAACGGCCTCCACCCCGGCCAGATGATCATCATCGCCGCCCGCCCCGCCGTCGGGAAGAGCACCCTGGCTCTGGATTTCGCGCGGGCGGCGTCGATCAAGCACGACATGACCGCGGTCTTCTTCAGCCTGGAGATGGGGCGCAACGAGATCGTCATGCGCCTGCTCTCGGCGGAGGCACGGGTGCCTCTGCACACCATGCGGTCGGGCCTGATGACCGACGACGACTGGGCGCGCCTGGCCCGGCGGATGGGCGAGGTGGCCAACGCGCCCCTGTTCATCGACGACTCGCCCAACATGTCGATGATGGAGATCCGGGCCAAGTGCCGGCGGCTCAAGCAGCAGCACGACCTCAAGCTGGTCATCGTCGACTACCTCCAGCTGATGAGCTCGCCCGGCCGGGTGGAGAGCCGCCAGCAGGAGGTCTCGGAGATGTCCCGGTCGCTCAAGCTGCTGGCCAAGGAGCTGGAGGTGCCCGTGGTGGCGCTCTCCCAGCTCAACCGAGGCCCCGAACAGCGCACCGACAAACGCCCCCAGGTGTCGGACCTTCGCGAATCGGGCTGCCTCACCGCCGACACCAGGATCCTGCGGGCCGACACGGGGGCCGAGGCCACGCTCGGCGAGCTGTATGCGACAGGAGAGCGCGACATCCCGGTCTGGTCCCTGGACGAGAAACTGCGCCTGGTCCCGCGCACGATGAGCCATGTCTTCTCCAGCGGGGTCAAGAAGACCTTCCGATTGCGGCTGGCCTCGGGACGTGAGGTCAAGGCATCCGCCAATCACCCGTTCCTCGCCTTTGAGGGGTGGCGCCACCTGGAGGACCTGAGGGTCGGTGACCGGATCGCCGTCCCGCGGCATGTGCCCGCGCCGGAGGGCCCGACCGCGTGGCCCGAGGACGAGGTGGTCCTGCTCGCCCACCTGATCGGCGACGGATCGTTCGTCCGCCGCCAGCCGATCCGCTATGCCAGCGTCGACGAGGAGAACCTGTCGGTGGTCGCCGAGGCGGCCCGGCACTTCGGGATCACCGCCGTCCGGGACGAGTACGGCTCCGCGAGGGTCACCACGTTGCGGCTCCCCGCGCCGTTCCGGCTCACCCACGGCAAGCGGAACCCCATCGCCGTTTGGCTCGACGGGCTGGGGCTGTTCGGGCTCCGCAGCCATGAGAAGTTCGTGCCCGACGCGGTCTTCAAACTGCCGACGGACCAGATCGCCCTGTTCCTGCGCCACCTGTGGGCCACGGACGGGAGTGTCCACTGGAGCAAGGCGACCAACGGCACCCGCATCTACTACTCCTCCACGAGCCGGCGGCTCGTCGACGGAGTGGCCCTGCTGCTGGCCCGGCTGGGCATCATGACGAGGATCAAGCGCAGTGCCAAGAAGGGATACCGGCCCTCGTACGTTCTCGACGTCAGCGGGGTGGACCAGCAGAGGCTGTTCGCGGAGAAGGTGGGCTGCCACGGTGCCCGCGCCCTGACCCTGGCCGCCTGTGTCGAGAACATGGTCGGCCGGTCGGCCAACACCAACGTGGACACGGTCCCGAGGCAGGTTTGGGACCGGGTGCGCACCACGATCGCCGCCAGGGAGATGAGCCACCGCCGTTTCTCCTCGGAGTTGGGCGTGCAGTTCAACGGGAGTTCGATGTGGCGCCCCGCACCGAGCCGGGGCAGACTCTCCCGGATCGCCGCGGTGCTCGACGACGCCGACCTCGACCTGCTCGCCACCAACGACGTCTTCTGGGACGAGGTCGTCGCGGTCGATCCGCTGGGTGAGGAAGAGGTCTTCGACGCCACGGTCGCGGGCACGCACAACTTCATGGCCAACGGGATCAGTGTCCACAACTCCATCGAGCAGGACGCGGACATGGTGATCCTGCTGTACCGCGAGGACGTGCACGACAAGGAGTCGCCTCGGGCGGGCGAGGCGGACATCATCGTCGCCAAGCACCGCAACGGCCCCACCGCGGACGTCACCGTGGCCTTCCAGGGCCACTACAGCCGCTTCGTCGACATGGCGCCCGGATAG
- a CDS encoding transglycosylase domain-containing protein, whose product MVIGGVAVFAFLYAQAPNKDDLEAKSDAEMSATQIFWETGDVAVTTGEVRRIEVAYEDIPPEVIDGILAAEQHTFFEDPGISITGIGRALLSRGEAGGGSTITQQMARNYYSNLEGYGTIERKIREIFISIKLGQQMEKEEILERYVNTIYFGRQAMGIEMAARQYFDKSVTELDSAEGAYLGIIIQMPSNFENSELGPWTHTYLHEERWPYVQTQLAAMHEENPERGLPKSEADALEIPETTQWGPSEGEEEEAEAEEEEAEEEFDPKPGYVRDAVVTELVERYDLTAENIATQGYKVETSLNPELMDAAYNAFDALPGHPEDTRKGLTAIDPATGEIVAFRGGEDVGVQLNQSLVERTQAGSSYKPYVLATALSQNISLRTLMNGDSPQEFEGLASPVQNADLQDHGAVDLVESTAHSYNTPYVQLAVEVGPAAVDQMAVAAGVDEEQTTTSTQGPLIALGTHQVSAMDQASGYATFAAGGVHRPAHMVTKVTTSDGTELQPNDADLLETGTRAMSDQVAADVTFALTEVVTNGGGTNAALPDGRPVAGKTGTSSGAISAWFVGYVPQLSVAVGLSRADANTGLEFEGISNNEVFGGSTSATVWREFMVQAVDIMELEPQNFPPAANVGTDQNFAPTPSPDPSPSEEPSEEPSEEPSEEPSDVPCDPNNIDQNNPNCEGIEPPPDCTFPWDCDDETGEPTPPDDCASRPITDPCHTDGEEDDGGWRPGQGQGNNGRVTILGTRDD is encoded by the coding sequence ATGGTCATCGGCGGTGTGGCGGTGTTCGCGTTCCTGTACGCGCAGGCGCCCAACAAGGACGACCTCGAGGCCAAGTCCGACGCGGAGATGTCGGCCACCCAGATCTTCTGGGAGACCGGCGACGTCGCGGTCACCACGGGCGAGGTCCGCCGCATCGAGGTCGCGTACGAGGACATCCCGCCGGAGGTCATCGACGGCATCCTCGCCGCCGAGCAGCACACGTTCTTCGAGGACCCGGGCATCAGCATCACGGGTATCGGCCGCGCCCTGCTCTCCCGCGGCGAGGCCGGCGGCGGTTCCACCATCACCCAGCAGATGGCCCGCAACTACTACAGCAACCTCGAGGGCTACGGCACCATCGAGCGCAAGATCCGCGAGATCTTCATCTCCATCAAGCTCGGCCAGCAGATGGAGAAGGAGGAGATCCTCGAGCGCTACGTCAACACGATCTACTTCGGCCGCCAGGCCATGGGGATCGAGATGGCGGCCCGCCAGTACTTCGACAAGAGCGTGACGGAGCTCGACTCGGCCGAGGGCGCCTACCTGGGGATCATCATCCAGATGCCGTCCAACTTCGAGAACTCCGAGCTGGGGCCCTGGACCCACACGTACCTCCACGAGGAGCGCTGGCCCTACGTCCAGACCCAGCTGGCGGCCATGCACGAGGAGAACCCCGAACGCGGCCTGCCCAAGAGCGAGGCCGACGCCCTGGAGATCCCCGAGACGACCCAGTGGGGGCCCAGCGAAGGCGAGGAGGAAGAGGCCGAGGCCGAGGAGGAAGAGGCCGAGGAGGAGTTCGACCCCAAGCCCGGCTACGTCCGCGACGCCGTCGTCACCGAGCTCGTCGAGCGCTACGACCTCACCGCCGAGAACATCGCCACCCAGGGCTACAAGGTCGAGACCTCCCTCAACCCCGAGCTCATGGACGCGGCCTACAACGCGTTCGACGCCCTGCCCGGGCACCCGGAGGACACCCGCAAGGGCCTGACCGCGATCGACCCCGCCACCGGCGAGATCGTCGCCTTCCGCGGCGGTGAGGACGTGGGCGTCCAGCTCAACCAGTCCCTGGTGGAGCGCACCCAGGCGGGTTCGTCGTACAAGCCCTACGTGCTCGCCACCGCGCTCAGCCAGAACATCAGCCTCCGCACGCTGATGAACGGCGACTCGCCGCAGGAGTTCGAAGGGCTGGCCAGCCCGGTCCAGAACGCCGACCTGCAGGATCACGGCGCGGTCGACCTCGTCGAGTCCACCGCGCACTCCTACAACACCCCGTACGTGCAGCTCGCCGTCGAGGTGGGCCCGGCCGCCGTGGACCAGATGGCCGTCGCCGCCGGTGTGGACGAGGAGCAGACCACGACCTCTACCCAGGGGCCGCTGATCGCCCTGGGCACCCACCAGGTCAGCGCCATGGACCAGGCCAGCGGTTACGCGACCTTCGCCGCCGGCGGCGTGCACCGCCCGGCGCACATGGTCACCAAGGTGACCACCAGCGACGGCACCGAGCTCCAGCCCAACGACGCGGACCTGCTCGAGACCGGGACCCGCGCGATGAGCGACCAGGTCGCGGCCGACGTCACCTTCGCCCTGACCGAGGTCGTCACCAACGGCGGTGGCACCAACGCCGCGCTGCCCGACGGCCGCCCGGTCGCGGGCAAGACCGGTACCTCCTCGGGGGCCATCTCGGCCTGGTTCGTCGGCTACGTGCCCCAGCTGTCGGTGGCGGTCGGCCTCAGCCGGGCCGACGCCAACACGGGACTGGAGTTCGAGGGCATCTCCAACAACGAGGTCTTCGGTGGCAGCACCTCGGCCACCGTGTGGCGCGAGTTCATGGTCCAGGCAGTGGACATCATGGAGCTGGAGCCGCAGAACTTCCCGCCGGCCGCGAACGTGGGCACGGACCAGAACTTCGCGCCCACGCCCAGCCCGGACCCCTCGCCCTCGGAGGAGCCCAGCGAGGAGCCCAGCGAGGAACCGAGCGAGGAGCCCAGCGACGTCCCGTGCGACCCGAACAACATCGATCAGAACAACCCCAACTGCGAGGGCATCGAGCCGCCCCCCGACTGCACCTTCCCCTGGGACTGTGACGACGAGACGGGCGAACCGACTCCGCCGGACGACTGCGCGAGCCGTCCGATCACCGACCCCTGCCACACGGATGGGGAAGAGGACGACGGCGGCTGGCGTCCCGGACAGGGCCAGGGCAACAACGGCCGGGTGACCATCCTGGGCACCCGCGACGACTGA
- a CDS encoding AraC family transcriptional regulator, translating into MLDGTVSIPLLLLLGEAARTAGVPEHLVRAETGSAATADEAARAPLPSLIRLWEHLSHALPPGRAGTHVADTAALGSLPAWDYLIVNGTTLTDALTHSAPYHQVVTASEKELAVHTRGDDLAVRYHSSAGDPRTTAAVHEYVLAYYLRRAREATRTDLTPLRVAFSHPAPADRSALARAFGTAALEFDAGVNELVFRAEDAHAPLPSGDPRLAELLRGHAGMLLSAAHPLPGWLDLFRTALDAELDHAAPSLGAVAARLASSPRTLQRRLGEHGTTWRAEVDRARHARARRLLSSGLTAEAVAARLGFSDDRALRKAFHRWSGHTPAQERRALARQDRYAARADLGTGAARP; encoded by the coding sequence ATGCTCGACGGGACCGTTTCCATCCCCCTCCTCCTGCTGCTCGGCGAGGCCGCGCGCACCGCGGGCGTTCCCGAGCACCTCGTCCGCGCCGAGACCGGGTCCGCCGCCACCGCCGACGAGGCCGCCCGCGCCCCCCTGCCCTCCCTGATCCGCCTGTGGGAGCACCTCTCCCACGCCCTCCCGCCCGGCCGGGCCGGAACCCACGTCGCCGACACCGCGGCCCTGGGCTCCCTCCCCGCCTGGGACTACCTGATCGTCAACGGCACCACCCTCACCGACGCCCTCACCCACAGCGCCCCCTACCACCAGGTCGTCACCGCCTCCGAGAAGGAGCTCGCCGTGCACACCCGGGGCGACGACCTCGCGGTGCGCTACCACTCCAGCGCGGGGGACCCCCGCACCACCGCCGCCGTCCACGAGTACGTCCTCGCCTACTACCTGCGCCGGGCCCGCGAGGCCACCCGCACCGACCTCACCCCCCTGCGGGTGGCCTTCTCCCACCCGGCCCCCGCCGACCGCTCCGCCCTCGCCCGCGCCTTCGGCACCGCCGCCCTGGAGTTCGACGCCGGGGTGAACGAGCTCGTGTTCCGGGCCGAGGACGCCCACGCGCCCCTGCCCTCCGGCGACCCGCGCCTGGCCGAGCTCCTGCGCGGCCACGCCGGGATGCTGCTGTCCGCCGCCCACCCCCTCCCGGGCTGGCTGGACCTCTTCCGCACCGCCCTGGACGCCGAACTCGACCACGCGGCGCCCTCCCTGGGCGCCGTCGCCGCCCGGCTGGCGTCGAGCCCGCGCACCCTCCAGCGCCGGCTCGGCGAACACGGGACCACCTGGCGCGCGGAGGTCGACCGCGCCCGCCACGCGCGGGCCCGGCGGCTGCTGTCCTCGGGACTGACCGCCGAGGCCGTCGCCGCCCGCCTGGGCTTCTCCGACGACCGCGCCCTGCGCAAGGCGTTCCACCGCTGGTCGGGGCACACCCCGGCACAGGAGCGCCGCGCGCTGGCGCGCCAGGACCGGTACGCGGCGCGTGCGGACCTGGGGACCGGGGCCGCCCGTCCCTAG
- a CDS encoding NADP-dependent oxidoreductase, producing the protein MTVRTREIHLAARPTAEPGPEHFALVETDLPEPAPGQVLVRNTWMSVDPYMRGRMNDAPSYIPPFEIGRPLEGSAVGEVVASRAEGIPVGSTVSHFLGWREHSLVDAAGVTVLDATRIPASAYLGPLGTTGLTAHLALTDTAPVRPGDTVYVSAAAGAVGSVAARVARDLGASRVVGSAGGPDKTRLLLEEFGYDAAFDRRDGDLAARLAEAAPDGVDVYLDSVGGDHLEAALSVMNQGGRVALIGAVGDYNDAEPAPGPNLYRAATREVTLRGMLVSNHLHRFPEFHAKAVPWLLDGTLRTRETVLDGLEKAPEALRGVLVGANTGKMLVRL; encoded by the coding sequence ATGACCGTCCGCACCCGCGAGATCCACCTGGCCGCCCGCCCCACCGCCGAGCCGGGCCCCGAGCACTTCGCCCTGGTGGAGACCGACCTCCCCGAGCCCGCCCCGGGCCAGGTCCTGGTCCGCAACACCTGGATGTCCGTCGACCCCTACATGCGCGGCCGGATGAACGACGCGCCCTCCTACATCCCGCCCTTCGAGATCGGCCGCCCCCTGGAGGGGAGCGCGGTCGGCGAGGTCGTCGCCTCCCGGGCCGAGGGGATCCCGGTGGGCTCGACCGTCTCCCACTTCCTGGGCTGGCGGGAGCACTCGCTGGTCGACGCCGCCGGGGTCACGGTCCTGGACGCCACCCGGATCCCGGCCTCCGCCTACCTCGGCCCCCTGGGGACCACCGGCCTCACCGCCCACCTCGCGCTCACCGACACCGCCCCGGTCCGCCCCGGGGACACCGTGTACGTCTCGGCGGCCGCGGGGGCCGTGGGGAGCGTGGCCGCGCGGGTCGCCCGCGACCTGGGCGCGTCCCGGGTCGTCGGCTCCGCGGGCGGCCCGGACAAGACCCGGCTGCTGCTGGAGGAGTTCGGCTACGACGCCGCCTTCGACCGCCGGGACGGCGACCTGGCCGCACGCCTGGCCGAGGCCGCCCCCGACGGGGTCGACGTCTACCTGGACTCGGTCGGCGGCGACCACCTGGAGGCCGCCCTGTCGGTGATGAACCAGGGGGGCCGGGTGGCGCTGATCGGCGCGGTCGGCGACTACAACGACGCCGAACCCGCCCCGGGGCCGAACCTGTACCGGGCCGCCACCCGGGAGGTCACCCTGCGCGGCATGCTGGTGAGCAACCACCTGCACCGGTTCCCCGAGTTCCACGCCAAGGCGGTGCCGTGGCTGCTCGACGGCACCCTGCGCACCCGCGAGACCGTCCTGGACGGCCTGGAGAAGGCCCCGGAGGCCCTGCGCGGGGTCCTGGTGGGCGCCAACACCGGCAAGATGCTGGTCCGCCTGTGA
- a CDS encoding single-stranded DNA-binding protein — translation MAGETQITLVGNLVDDPEMRFTASGAAVANFRVASTPRTFDRASGEWKDGESMFLTCTVWRQYAENVAESLQRGMRVIVQGRLKQRSYDTQQGEKRTVFEVDVDEVGPALRSATAKVTKTQRQGGGGGGFGGGGGGGFGGGQPQQGGGGYGNQGGGFGGGQQGNRGGGPANDDPWANNGGGGGGGGFGGGFSDDPPF, via the coding sequence ATGGCAGGCGAAACCCAGATCACGCTCGTCGGCAACCTGGTCGACGATCCTGAGATGCGCTTCACGGCGAGTGGAGCCGCTGTCGCCAACTTCCGCGTGGCCTCGACGCCGCGCACCTTCGACCGCGCGTCGGGGGAGTGGAAGGACGGCGAGTCCATGTTCCTCACCTGCACCGTGTGGCGGCAGTACGCGGAGAACGTCGCGGAGAGCCTCCAGCGCGGTATGCGCGTGATCGTCCAGGGGCGCCTCAAGCAGCGCTCCTACGACACCCAGCAGGGTGAGAAGCGCACCGTCTTCGAGGTCGACGTCGACGAGGTCGGCCCGGCCCTGCGCAGCGCCACCGCCAAGGTGACCAAGACGCAGCGCCAGGGCGGCGGGGGCGGCGGCTTCGGTGGGGGCGGCGGCGGTGGTTTCGGTGGCGGCCAGCCCCAGCAGGGTGGCGGCGGCTACGGGAACCAGGGCGGCGGCTTCGGCGGCGGCCAGCAGGGCAACCGCGGCGGCGGCCCCGCCAACGACGACCCGTGGGCCAACAACGGCGGCGGTGGCGGAGGCGGCGGCTTCGGCGGCGGCTTCTCCGACGACCCGCCGTTCTAG